ATTGTGATTTCCAGAGCAGTCTTTCGGGGCTGCTTTGATACACATGACCCACAATGTGTAAAACTGTTTGGcaagaaaatgtcaaataagCATATTCTCCAATCGTGTAAGCTCCTCCGTGGCAAGTGTTGTacaatggaaaaaaatagaCTTATATGAGACTGTGGCAAAATTCAGGAGCATACCAGTTCTTGAGTTTTGGTGATGCTGTTAGTTGGCTATTCAGTGAACTTAGGTTTGCATTATGTGACGACACCAGTCAGAGAACTGGTGGGCTACCATCATCTGTACAGCACAGTTACAACTTAAAACAGTTGttctgttcatttaaaaaaaacactcgaAAACATGATGCAATAACATGTCGATGATGCCTGCTGTTAAACTACTATCTAGCGCAAAACCGATACCCTGGTACTGTTGACTTGCTAGCAGCGCTACCGTTAGCAGCACTAGCATAGGGGGAAATTACCTCTGCTATAAGCCAAACCAAAAGACCACAAAACACGGAATATGAGTGCAACATTTTGAATGAGACAGCAAAGTAATCAAAATACCTGGAAACAGTTCTAAAGTCCAGCTGTTACACTCTCCGACACTCCACTGTCAGCCATGTTTACGATGCTGCTTAatttcctctgctgctgcagaaactataaataaatagtatttgcgtgtatatatgtaaatataaaaaatgtgtatcGCCCCGTTGTGGGGCTCaggttaccacagtcttggacaGGGAGGAGAGAACGTAGGGGtatttagttggttgcaatctgcaaccacaccactagatgctgccaaatgctacacaatgcacctttaaagttacAAGATTTAATTAGCTTTCAATTCATTTCTTATAATGAGTTATTCTGTTAAAAACCATTGTTAGCTGTAAGCTTTTGCTGAATATGACATCTCAGTCTGGGATGACAGCATCTGCACTTCATAACAGCTTTCTGCTCATAATGATCAGACCACCTTGTTGCAGTTTTACTTACTAAAAAATGTATACTTTATCCACATCTTTAGATGATTTAATTGgcaatttcaatatttttttgtgattgtcATACCATAGatctcagagagagagggccCTGACTAAATATGTAGCTACTGTATTAATTCTGTGTTTTGACCACCATTTTGAAAGTTAGCCTACTTTACCACATAACATGAAAATGACACAACCTGCAGTTTATTGCACCAAACAAGTAACACACGGACGCCATTTTAAAGAccctcttcttcttattattattatcattctcTGCTCGTAGCTGTTCCTTGGTGCTGAATGCTCATGATAGTAGAtctgagggttttttttttctcataaggTTAAGTACTGATCTTAACATATCTTTAAGGGTGGCCttcacagagttttttttttttttatatatctccCTTATCTGACCATTTGACCCATTGCCAGCTGGGAGAAGATGACTCGTTGTGGGAGGCAGCCTTCTGTCACTCGGACACCGTGGTTGTTCTAGATGAACTGTATCTACAAGTGCAGGGCCTCAGTGCCGGTGCTGTTTGTCTCTTAAAATATGCTGACATTTGTCCTGCAGTGCTCCCATAAAATGTCAAGGATTCTCATCGCTGGTGGAACCCTTCAAATGGCTTGAAACACTAAAGCTGCGCTCCGTTCCAGAGCGTACATAAACACTACTCCCTATTCCCCGTTCTGGGAATGTCGGTCAGGGGAACTTCCCTCGTTAAAATTACCCCATTCGGAACACCCTGCAACGTCACCAACGCAGACATCACTTCCTTCGTGCATTATTTTGGTAACATAAACTCCTGGGATACCTGTTGCTGCTACTGTGGAAATTTTACTCtcctaaaataaaatattgaaaatgaataaatttgGTAGTCTCCTCCCGGGACCCTGAATTAAACATTGGATGTCGTTAAACTGTGTCTCCAGAACACAACGCTGACTGCGGCATGAGTGCTGTACTCAGCTGTTGGTTAGGTTAGTTTctagccagagtgaagatactttctagaaactagaaaaatctacggaattcattggtaccaaccatatcatactagcttttcgcaaagcaggctaaataacactacaaatttacgctacattttggcgaggaaaaactggcatggccattttcaaaggggtcccttgacctctgacctcaagatgtgtgaatagaaatgggttctatggttacccacgagtctcccctttacagacatgcccactttatgatgatcacatgcagtttggggcaagtcatagtcaagtcagcacactgacacactgacagctgttattgtctgttgggctgcagtttgccatgttatgatttgagcatatttttttatgctaaatgcagtacctgtgaggctttctggacaatatttgtcaatgttttgtgttattaattcccaataataaataaatacatacatttgcataaagcaaacatataagactattaaatacttgacaaatctcccttttaaggtacatttgatcagatacaaaatgtgtttaattgtgattaactatggacatcatgcgattaatcgtgattgaatgttttaatcgattgacagccctactactaTATACCTTAACATTGCCGAATAGTAGGATTGGGAATCACCAGAAGACCcacgatatgatattatcacgatacgatcttattgcaattttaaacattttgtgatatacTGAGTATTGCGATGAGATAtcttgtgatatattgcgatttattaccttttttcaactgcaaattatgcagtttgtcaacagctgttttatctaataagatacagttttcactctgttcatctcagagttttcattcacatatcttgaggtcagaggtcaagggacccctttgaaaatggccacatcagtttttcctcgccataattttgcataaatttggagccttatttagcGTTCATtccctgacaagctaacatgacatggttggtaccaatcgattccttaggttttttagtttcatatactGCCAGTATCTTCAGCGGCGGGCCAGAGGATTGTTAAGAGGATAATAGTGCTATAAATGTCTTTGGACTGGCTATATGAGGtcagctgtttttaaaaaacagaatcCAGGTGGCATTACGTTTTTCCAAAATGTATGTGAAAGATATGCATAAGAACATAATTCACAGAGAATCCAGCTGATTGTGCAAGAGGAATATCATAGAGATGGATAATTGattattcattcaatcaaagaTGTTTCCAGGTTAAAATGCCATTTGATAGAGTGAACTGTTACTTATAATCTACAAATGATCACGTGTGATATATGTTAGAGCAGTGCTTTGAGTCTAAATATAGTTTATGCACGTTGCATGCATCAAAGGCATGATGTTAGAGGCAGGACTGTAGTGTAAATACATATAAACTGTAAAGCTCTTAAAAGGCTTAGAAGGCTTTGGGTCATCTTGGCCTTTAACTGGGGGATGAGAGGAGGCTCAGGTGATGTAGTTCAGCAGGTGTGTGGGCGTTTACTGTCCATCAACAACCCAAGCAGCATTCACTTTAGCTGATGCTGCCACCTGTTATTCACCTGCCCAATTTGTGCAGACTAGATGGGAGCTCAACATCTtcacacataaacatacaatttccCAAATCACAAATCAATACGCAGTTATCAAGCTAAACATAAACATGCtagtttctaaaaaaaaaaacaattctgaaaGCGCACTGTTTAAAGAGTAAAGTAAGTTATGTACTTCCAATAAGTTTGGGGACTTGCTAGAGAcgattttataaaaatatggTAAAAATTGAAGCAGTAGAGGCTAAAATATCCAGAGAATAGGTCATGCTCCAAAACTTCTGTCAtatatttcccataatgcaactcaaaagCATCTTTCATTTGATCCTCCTCATCTAGTAGTGATGCAGTCAGGTCAGTTCTCCATCTCACCAGCACTTtggtccatgacagagttattAGGTACTCAATCTCGAACTCAATTCATTCATTGTAAGGTGTTTCCATTATTTTGTCCCCCAACAGTTGGTTTCGTTTCTGATCATTTGATGGCTCTATTGAGTTTGAGTAGTGATCCTAAAGTTTCTCTCAAACCCTCTTCCTGTTTGTgctgaaaaacaaatatgagAAGCTTTGAGGaattgaaaaacacaaaaactttTGAAGGTTTTTGGTCTTTTGACCAGCCGGGACAGAGATGCTGGTATTGGTTtgaccttgtgagtctgtgtgtgtgagtcatcatggcaaaatgtgatCTTGGAGACAACTACTGTAgtgggaactaccacagaaacTGTTtagagtactttgccaggtgtttatatctctctgtctgtggacagattttgtcaacgTGATGGCGTCCCAACGGTGCAAGATacagtcacaaaactttacaggtgtgttgtTTAGATTTCAACTTCTCCTCTGGCTTCTGTGAGCATCAGTTGCGTTTAAATCATAATGTGATTATGTCATTTGAAACAAGCAGTTGACATAATGTGTCAAGCAGTACGCTTTAGAGAAGGGAAACAAGTGTTGGCACCTTAGCTCGCCCTCGTGTATAGAGTGCCATCAATCAGCCAACATGCCTGTGTGTGGTTCTGTGGCCCGACTGCTCACTTGTTTCTTGGTTGGGTTGGACTGGCATCTATGGCTGCCAAGAGCTGCAGACCAGCAAGTCCTCCCACGTTTCACAAGCACAAACATTTATACACCGCAGGGAACACACCATGAGATGGAGACTCTCCAGTTTAGTAGTTAATTCAAAATTActtatttaataaaaagaaaggtCTGCTACCGTTTGTTTTCTTTAGCCTACATTTTACAGCTTCAGTTTCTGAAATCATCAAACTTTTCATATCACAGAACATTATTTTAGAGTAATAATCTCtctctcataataataataaatgtctgttaagttaCTATGTATAACCGAATTAGGTTACACAATAGTAATTGcgcctatggcccactgatgaaagcccttacatttacagtattacaaactgggtgtctgtggtgacattcccgGGAAAAATCACAAGCGGCGAACTATGGGAAGTAAGATtcaaaaacacacctgcaattACTGCTTGTTGCCATAAGTGTCTCCAAAGAGAACGAAACGGAGATCTTGTAGATGGTAACTTTAAATTCTAGTCgagatccaaacatttccacagaaacaaaacacatcagtctgaattttggggaaatgtgaagACTGAAGGGATACACAATACGTCTATAATATTCAAATTTGGTTTCATGGTGCAGCCAGAAGGAGCTACATCATATGTGATATTGTCAGTGCAGAAATCCTTTCCGATCCAGGGCATTCCTTAACGACCCGGGACAAATCAAATCCTGACTAAATTACCAGCCACGGCAGCAATGCtgttattgttttcaccttgcgAGTCTGTGTGAGttatcatggcaaaatgtggtcttGGAGAGCTTGTAGCGGGAAATACCACCGaaaaaagacttaaaataaggttcttcttcacctgaatttaGTGCATTTCCGTTGTGACGGGAAAAACGaatagtatacagtatgtttctcttctactctggacttTAGCCGCAACATTCAGGAGCGCATGCAGCAGCATTACAGCTCCCCAAAAGCGAAGTGAAAACATCTTGATCActccctggtggctggctgctagattaggaagcgcttgatttgacgtattttaaacgtcaatatcgctgTCGATCATGTCCATTTAACTGTGGGAAGAcaaaattgtgatcgcgattaatattcgattaattgtgcagccctactgtctttggacagattttgtcaccgcgATCGTGTCACAAcagtgcaagatgcagtcactccggcggtgtgaaatggacttgagagcaagcataaataaaagaacataattcaaagcggtaagcacccacagcatacatcCGGCTGTCATTCCtttatttgtcagtttaaactgtgttgattTTAGCCGGGATTATGACTTTAAACTTTGTGCAATATTATCATAAGATCTgtgcaccgagctctgattggtcagtaggcggtgctttcaaacgagttgatctcttatctgaaacataacctgctccggagcaggttaggtgttcagcataagtaACCATTGCGATCTACCCTGGTAAGAAGTGAACGGAAAGCTCAGGGTTAACCCTGGAGTTATCTCGCTAGctccaaatcctgcttcgtagtacagacctctgggTGTCAGGTTTAGTGCAGAGCAGCATTTTCTTTGCTACTGCAGGGTTTTGCTGACAGCAGCTCTGGAAAAGAAGGTGCTGGCTACCTGAGACCGGCTCATGATGAGGAATTTGTTCTTGTGACATTTAGGAAGCATTCAAAAGCAGAAGGAAATTAACTCAGATGACATAAGCTCTGAATGTAACAAATGTGAGGATACTGTCCAAGTAGCGGTCCCAGGAGATGTTCTGACTGATGAGCGAACCTCATTTAGTTACCTCAACTGGCTCGACCTTGCTGTTATAAACAAGCAAGTAGTTTTCCTGGCCAAATTTCCAACTTGGAAAGCCAGAATATCTCACAAGCATCACGCTGTTCTGGAAAAACCTCGGCCTTGTGGCCATGGCtggaaaaaaggaaagaggtGCCACAACTTCTAAAAGTGGATGGGTGCTCTGAAAGTAATTTAGACGTCTTTTAAGAATCAGAATCACAAAACTTTTTTCCAGAAACAAAAATTCTTTAACTGAGGAGCTCCGACAAAAAAAACGCTGAACATGCCACATCTgtcttagggatgcaccgatctaaatttttcagtctcgataccgatagcgatacctgggctttgggtatcggccgataccgagtaccgatctgataccagtgtttaattaataagctgtatgcctcatcATTCtattatgtgtaaggcaacatcacgTGTttaacatcgctttcctaactttgtaaaacaaaatgtaacaaataaatatatagataacataacgtaaatttagtgaattgtttttttattgaaataataaattgtacaccaacaacaatcttcaaaattaacaggaattacaattcgggtgtaaaccgttttaatgcagcaacaaattggtcaaaacttcaacaggaattaaaattctagtatataatgtatatagtgtattacgacggagtattagggccacattgaggaaaaacaattcagagatttcgagaataaagtaaaaatattacgataataaagtcataggtttacgagaaaaaaagttttaatattatgagaataaagtcataagtttacgagaaaagaaagtcgtaatattatgaggataaagtcataagttaacTAGAATAAAAAGTcgaaatattatgaaaataaagtcatagctttacgagaaataaGTCATGTCCTCCTCCTTAGAAAGAGGCAATTTCCcccaggtccgtgtggttctttcttcggaataaacgcAGTTTTTTGCACAATCTTTCCAAGTTGCTGATacttatgataatgtggtgctgatgtgccaaaagattaagtatttcattatttgtgaaacctatacTAAAGTAACTTCAACTTCACAAGTTGCTCCACGTtcatcattttcacacaggcggcacgctgctctatttctatttcccctctaaaataacgcgtaaaattactactttataatactaTGATTTTATGACACGCCCTGAAGAGGTCTCCGTGCCGAAACCCGTAAGCGTATATCTATTGTGATGTGAGCCAACAAGTGAAATGTTAGCATTTTGTCCtccttgattttgaaatctgggatgtgctaccctatcacatttttatgattatgactttattctcatgatactacgactttcttctcttaaacttatgactttattctcatattacaacttttttttgtaaacctgactttattcttgtaatattatgacttaattcttgagatttgttttgttctcaatgtggccctaatactccgtcatagtatagaaacatagaatttaactgaatagatcagccccattgtcaccgatatccgattaATCTATTTGAGTCGGTATCGGCCAATATAGCGGTGCATCCCTGATCTGTCTCAGAGAGTGGAGCGCACAGCTCTGTTGCTGAAGAGGTTTTAAATGCTGTCATGTGTTGTCAAATTGCAATGAAGAAGTTGTCTTCATCTGCTTGTGTtgtgtctatttgcatctgttCTCTTGATTGGATTGTGTGTATAGGATATCAGACCGATGCCTAACGGAAATAGCTTCATAAAGGCGAACTCACATCTCTCTATAAGAGAGatctaaaaatgttaaatttgacAAATTAATCACTCAGCGCCCTGCTTTTCTTTCAGTGGGGTAATGTGTTTTACTGATAGGCTTTACTTCTCATCAAACCCAGTGTGAGCGCCTCTGACTGAGAGTCTCCGTTTAGGAGGAGTTAGTGACTCCTGGAGCTCCCTCAGGACCTGTCCTCTACCAAaacacgcttttttttttttttacaacgtGAGACTTGCAGAGACCTTTGTCGTGCAAAGTTCGGTCTCCTGACCGAGTAAACACTTTCTGGGAAATGAGCCAAACTAACCGTCAGTTATCTTGGAGCAACATGTGGCCAGGGGGGGAGAGAATCACAACGGGCGACGGTGTGTGCGCTCCCAGCATGGCGCTAAAAACTGAAGAAAGTCGCCTCTATTTGACCAAAAACTCAACTGGAAACGGTGTCGGACAGCTGATAGAAGCCAACAATGCAGACGCAAACACTTACGGCTCCGGACACATTAACGCGCTGGCCCGTGCCATGGAAACACAGCGctgtcacactgctgctgctgctcaggagGAGCTGTTAAACGCTGACTGCCGAGTGGGCGACGGTCGAGCTTTTTCTGCCTGCGCCACAATCTCGGAAACAGCCCGAGAGCTGTGCAAAGCCGTGTCCGTGTCTCTGGGACTGGCCACGGAGTCCGCTGACACGAGCGACATGGACGCCGCGCTCACACCGTGCGTCTCAAGTGACCAAATGCGAGGGGACTATGTGTTTGGAGTCGGAACCGGAACCGGGTCACTGAACTGTCCCGCAGCTCAGGGTGCTGCCAACACCGAGTACAGGTGTTCCTCCGACCGGGACGGCCACAAGCAACTGGTGGAAATGTTCAAAAGTTCCGAGACTGCTGCGCGTCTGCAACACCTTGCATCCACTCGGACGTCCGCGGACGAGCACAACTTCCCGCCGTGCGAGGAGGCTGACGACAGAACTCCACAAGACATAGATCACCTGGACACAGCGCGTGCTGCCTCGTGCCCTTATGCCCCGTCCGCGCCAGGCGACCTGGCACACTTTGGCCAGCCGGCTGCGGAGCGACCTCCATGCAGAGGCTACAACAAGCCCGCCGAGGAAGCGAGAGACTTCGGGGAAGTCATGGAGAACACGTTCGGCGGTTACCAGCCCGCAGAACAATACAGCAGCGTCAAAGTGAAGTGCGAGGACGGTGAACCTGGCGGGGCGTTGTGGGGCAGTAACTACACGTTTAATGACAAGTGCAACACTCAGTGCTGGGGCTCCAGGCAGTGCGTAAATGCGCACAGCGCGGGCACCAACAcgttcatatgtaatccataTGAACGGAGCGTCATGCGTCCTGAGCAGTGGTACCCGGGCGGGATGCTGAGGCCGCCTTATCCCAACTCCAACTACGTGAAGGCTGAAGTCGGAGAGTGGCTGGATGTCGCCTACAATGACAACAGgtcagttataataataataataataataatcacaataataataataataataataataataataataataatagaaacgAATAATaactgcactgtaaacaattgctgttaatttacagcaggatttcaacagtattaacctgttattgctaaaaacagtgctttacttttaatacaaaagaaaacctgttaaattacgctcataggccgttttttaactgaactataatgcattcttaaaaacagcactttactgctgatcaactgtctaaagtatcatcagtaacagtttcatgcagtattttttgaattctgggacctgatctgcacatgtgaggcttgtacattgtacatgattggaaaatcagtgaattagctttactgttcttcactcacattttgttctggtttgcattctgtacttgtagccagctatagacatacatttttgggaaaagtgtcaacaagtctattatagcctttttcctaacaagtgcctttaattgtatttagtgtgactattcctatgtctgtaacctgctattcatctaggcaaaaaataatgtatagTATACacagacagtataataatgttaattttaaagtaacataaaggcaaccctgctgccagttctttacagttattttactgggaaattcttaacagtgtggtATCCATCATGTTGTAAAGAAGCTGAAATAATGTTTAGGGAGCAGAGAAGGGTGAGTTTGATTTCTAGAAGATATTGCAACACAATGTACACCCTGATCCTAATTTAGTGCTCCATGTCTCCAGTATGACCACAGTGTGACCTTAGTCTGACCCCAGACGTGAGTGTTAAGAGTCTGTCATCTGTGAAGTTACTGCCCTGTTTTTGGTAAAACAATGTGAACATTTAATCATAACACTACCAGAACTTCATCTGGGATGGATTTAGTcactcattttgcttttttatttatttcttacagACAGCAGTTTAAgttctttgtgttttcttttttttaatgacaagtAATACAATTATTCTACATTTGTTTCTTTCAGTTAGAAACCAAATGTCAGTGTGAacagatggggggggggggggtggagaaTCACATTTTCTACCGCATAGACAAAAGaatattttatgacattatcAGGCTACTTTCAATAAAGGCTTTGCAAACTTAAGCTCACCAATCTGAGGTTGTGCTGCATTTTGAAGCAGATGTAGGAATATATTAGGCTGGTTCACATCCATGACATTTTAGATGCATGTGCAACCTAGAGcttatttcatgttttcataTATCAAATGTGACTGACTCGGTTTTAAAATGAAGCTCCTTCTGATTATATGAGAGGGGAAGCAATCcttgttaaaatacatttttccattACATGTTCCTTTTAATTAAAGTAATCCCCAGTTATAAAGCAAttataaaaatgtgcattattaatggctgtaaaaaaaaaagaaaagtaatatctacaagattttattttttacttgtttGGCATCTTTCATCAAAcataaaatgaatatagtgtTGAGTGTTTTGTCTGAGGCACCTGCTCATAACATCCATTTGAACTTGAAGAAATTCTATtctttaatacaaatatttctgATTTCACccagtgaaaacaaaatgtgtatCACTGAAATGTGTTCTTTGTCTTCTGATATACGACTTTGCTTGCAAGCATAAATCTAGTTTTCCTTTAAGAGAATATTATCATTGAATTTGTTGGATTCATTTCATAAAGAGGTCAGATGTGACGGCACAGAATAGAATTTTGACAAACTAATGT
This portion of the Sebastes umbrosus isolate fSebUmb1 chromosome 17, fSebUmb1.pri, whole genome shotgun sequence genome encodes:
- the LOC119475935 gene encoding androgen receptor-like isoform X2, whose translation is MSQTNRQLSWSNMWPGGERITTGDGVCAPSMALKTEESRLYLTKNSTGNGVGQLIEANNADANTYGSGHINALARAMETQRCHTAAAAQEELLNADCRVGDGRAFSACATISETARELCKAVSVSLGLATESADTSDMDAALTPCVSSDQMRGDYVFGVGTGTGSLNCPAAQGAANTEYRCSSDRDGHKQLVEMFKSSETAARLQHLASTRTSADEHNFPPCEEADDRTPQDIDHLDTARAASCPYAPSAPGDLAHFGQPAAERPPCRGYNKPAEEARDFGEVMENTFGGYQPAEQYSSVKVKCEDGEPGGALWGSNYTFNDKCNTQCWGSRQCVNAHSAGTNTFICNPYERSVMRPEQWYPGGMLRPPYPNSNYVKAEVGEWLDVAYNDNRFEAGREHMFPMEFFFPPQRTCLICSDEASGCHYGALTCGSCKVFFKRAAEGKQKYLCASKNDCTIDKLRRKNCPSCRLKRCFEAGMTLGARKLKKIGQQKNPEEDPPFQDPSEVIQNFSPKSGLNFNSQLVFLNILESIEPEVVNAGHDYGEPDSAATLLTSLNELGERQLVKVVKWAKGLPGFRNLHVDDQMTVIQQSWMGVMVFALVWRSYKNVNGRMLYFAPDLVFNEHRMHISTMYEHCIRMRHLSQEFLLLQITQEEFLCMKALLLFSIMPVEGLKSQKYFDELRLTYINELDRLINYRMATSCPQRFYQLTRLLDSLQMTVKKLHQFTFDLFVQAQSLPTKVSFPEMIGEIISVHVPKILAGLAKPILFHE
- the LOC119475935 gene encoding androgen receptor-like isoform X1, translated to MSQTNRQLSWSNMWPGGERITTGDGVCAPSMALKTEESRLYLTKNSTGNGVGQLIEANNADANTYGSGHINALARAMETQRCHTAAAAQEELLNADCRVGDGRAFSACATISETARELCKAVSVSLGLATESADTSDMDAALTPCVSSDQMRGDYVFGVGTGTGSLNCPAAQGAANTEYRCSSDRDGHKQLVEMFKSSETAARLQHLASTRTSADEHNFPPCEEADDRTPQDIDHLDTARAASCPYAPSAPGDLAHFGQPAAERPPCRGYNKPAEEARDFGEVMENTFGGYQPAEQYSSVKVKCEDGEPGGALWGSNYTFNDKCNTQCWGSRQCVNAHSAGTNTFICNPYERSVMRPEQWYPGGMLRPPYPNSNYVKAEVGEWLDVAYNDNRFEAGREHMFPMEFFFPPQRTCLICSDEASGCHYGALTCGSCKVFFKRAAEAGKQKYLCASKNDCTIDKLRRKNCPSCRLKRCFEAGMTLGARKLKKIGQQKNPEEDPPFQDPSEVIQNFSPKSGLNFNSQLVFLNILESIEPEVVNAGHDYGEPDSAATLLTSLNELGERQLVKVVKWAKGLPGFRNLHVDDQMTVIQQSWMGVMVFALVWRSYKNVNGRMLYFAPDLVFNEHRMHISTMYEHCIRMRHLSQEFLLLQITQEEFLCMKALLLFSIMPVEGLKSQKYFDELRLTYINELDRLINYRMATSCPQRFYQLTRLLDSLQMTVKKLHQFTFDLFVQAQSLPTKVSFPEMIGEIISVHVPKILAGLAKPILFHE